Genomic window (Phragmites australis chromosome 5, lpPhrAust1.1, whole genome shotgun sequence):
tACGAGAGAGGTCAAAAAACCTAAACGTTTTttagcaaactagagctcattagcaacccattttaattagtttgaaaaaaatctaaattaatatttaattaaaattctccaaaaattataaaaaattcactaatattcttatcctgcgacgtactaatttataaaaatattttaaatcctagattatttagtaaaaaaataagtttctttataatgcaacatatactcatgcaGACAACCTAACACAATTTCTTCTCAGCGAAGCTAAGCATATGAGCCAACCAAACAAACTCTATTACATTTTCTCAGCCTATCTCAACTCAATCTGACTCAACTCAGCCTGTCTCAACTCATACAGGCTGAGCCATACagataaccaaacacacctcTAATACCCTCCCTAGGCCACTGTGCAGTGATCTACACAGAACCCTAGCCGCAGATCCGCGGATCGACGGCGCACACGAGTCCGGCGACGGTTTGGCCCGTAGCGCCCGGGTCAGGAAAGGCGATTGGCGCCCGGCCAAGCCGCGAACAGCTGAGACCGTTGAAACGGTCAAACTATTTACGCCACCTCGCCAACCAAGAGCGATTAGCAAGCAAGCGCTAATCACCTTGCCAAACGACGGTTAGATGGGCACGAGAGCGCgcaggtatttataccccatcGCCGTCTCCTCACCGCAGACACTCAAGTACTCAACTCGCTCTTCTCcttcttcgtcttcttcttctccttcctcgtcttcttcttcttcaccacAAGAGCAGCAAGCAAGAACGCAAGGTAGGTAGGAGAAGAGACCCCTCAATCAAGCAGGACCAGAATACAGGAGAAGGAATTCAAGCAAGAAGGGATCAAGAAGAGAGGAGGGCCGAGCTGGGGTTGTAGTACGTACCAGGATAGGGGGGATGGACGTGGTGCGGGTGGGGAGCAGCATCGCGGGCGGGAGCATGCGGCGGACGGCGTCCTCGTGGCGGGCATCCGGGAGGAGCAACGCCTTCGGGCGGTCGGcgagggaggaggacgacgaggaggcacTGCGGTGGGCGGCCATCGAGAAGCTGCCAACATACGACCGCATGAGGAAAGGCATCCTCACGGCGGCGGGagccggcgtcgaggaggtggACATCCAGGGGCTCGGCATGGCGGAGCGGAAGAACCTCATCGAGCGCCTCATCCGCACTGCCGAGGAGGACAACGAGAGGTTCCTCGTCAAGCTCCGTGACCGGATGGAGCGGTGAGCACTCGCTTCAGTTCTTCTTGAATCTTTGATCACTTCAGAAAACTAATCACTTGAAGAATGATCTGCACAAGCACCAGAAAACTGCTTGATTCTGCAGCACATAATAAACGAGCATTTCATGGATATATATGGCAGTCGAttcttcatgattttcttgGCCTCGCAGAGTTGGGATCGACAACCCGACGATAGAAGTGCGGTTTGAGCACCTGAACATCGACGCAGAGGCGTACGTCGGCAACCGGGGTATCCCCACATTCACCAACTTCTTCTCCAACACAGTCATGGTACGCATTTGCAGTGGCATCTCCGTGCTTCCTACTTCCTAGCAATGGAAACAGATTGTCAAGTTGCTTCAGCTTCTGACTCTCGTGTGTTGTTCCTATCTCAGGATGCATTGAGTGCTTTGCGCATCGTTTCGAGCGGGAAGAGGCCTATCTCCATCCTTCATGACATCAGTGGAATCATAAGACCCGGCAGGTGAGAGATCGAGAGCTTTTAAAAATACAATATTTCAGTTTTTTACTGTAGATTGGAGTTTAATTACGATGTGGAATTTGTTCAGAATGTCTTTGTTGCTTGGCCCCCCTGGGTCTGGGAAAACCAGTCTTCTCCTAGCTTTAGCAGGGAAACTTGACTCAACTCTGAAGGTACCACATCTTGCGTATTTTCTCGATTTGAGTTGTTCTGAGTgtcaggcaaaaaaaaactacttgaGAGAAAAGTTGTAACATGGATGAACCTGTAATGGAAATTTTCAGGTGTCAGGGAGGGTGACTTACAATGGGCATGACATGGATGAGTTTGTCCCTCGGCGGACATCGGCATACATCGGGCAGCACGATCTCCACATCGGCGAAATGACGGTACGCGAAACACTGGCCTTCTCTGCAAGATGTCAAGGAGTCGGAACACGTTACGGTATGTAACATGGGCACTGGAAAGGAGAGATGATTGTTTCACCTTTTGTGAAGTGACTCTTATGGTGTTCTAAATTACAGATATGCTTGCTGAACTCTCAAGAAGGGAAAAAGAAGCCAACATTAAGCCAGATCCTGATATTGATGTTTACATGAAGGTAAATTGTCATTTAATTTGAATCAAACCCTTATATTTACATTGGAAGTAACAAGGGGTACTCAAAGTTACTGTGCTCTTCTGTGCAAACAGGCCATCTCCGTGGAAGGTCAGGAGAGCGTGGTCACAGATTACATCCTCAAAGTCAGTAAAATACAATACAAGGAAAAGAAGCAAGAGAAATCGATACACCCCTAACAATAATTGCATTCTTTTTGCAGATCCTGGGTCTGGAGATCTGTGCAGATACAATGGTTGGAGACTCTATGATCAGAGGTATATCAGGAGGACAAAAGAAGCGTGTCACAACAGGTATGTGCAATCTGCAGTTAAAGAAGGATCTGTGCATAAAGTCCTTTGAACCTGACAGAAATACCTGACTTCTCAACTCGTTGAATTTGCATAGGTGAGATGCTTGTTGGGCCAGCTAAGGCGCTATTCATGGACGAAATCTCCACCGGTCTGGACAGCTCCACGACGTATCAGATAGTCAACTCTCTAAGGCAGTCGGTCCACATCCTTGGTGGCACTGCACTGATCGCGTTACTTCAGCCTGCACCTGAAACATATGAGCTCTTTGATGACATTGTTCTCCTCTCTGAGGGCCAAATTGTGTACCAGGGACCTCGAGAAAATGTCCTTGAGTTCTTTGAGACCATGGGTTTCAGATGTCCTGAGAGGAAAGGTGCTGCAGACTTCTTGCAAGAAGTGAGTGATCCAGCAGAATCCTGTTTACTGCACGTTGGGACTTGGAACTCCGATTTAACATTGTTCTATGTGAAATCACAGGTTACATCTAGGAAGGATCAACACCAGTATTGGTGTAGAAGAGACGAGCCATATCGGTACATCTCGGTCAATGACTTCGCAGAGGCATTCAAAGCATTCCATGTTGGGCGTACGCTGGGATCGGAGCTCAAGGTGCCCTTCGATCGAACCAGGAACCACCCTGCTGCTCTCACAACGTCAAAGTTTGGCATCAGCAAGATGGAGCTTCTCAGGGCATGCTTTTCTAGGGAGTGGCTGCTGATGAAGAGGAACTCGTTTGTTTACATCTTTAAAGTAGTCCAGGTATGCATCTTGCTTCCTGAaatcttctctacttccaaaTTCAGATAGTAATTCGGATGAATTGTTACATATTTGTACCAGCTCATAATCCTTGGAACCATTGCAATGACGGTCTTCCTGCGCACAAAGATGCATCGACGCAGCGTCGAAGATGGAGTGATCTTTCTGGGTGCAATGTTCCTTGGCCTAGTCACACATTTGTTCAATGGTTTCGCTGAGCTCGCCATGAGCATTGCAAAGCTGCCGATATTTTATAAGCAGAGGGACCTCCTCTTCTATCCATCATGGGCATATGCATTGCCTACATGGGTGCTCAAGATCCCAATATCATTCTTGGAATGCGCTGTGTGGATTGGCATGACCTACTATGTCATTGGCTTTGATCCAAGCATCGAAAGGTTCTTCCGCCATTACCTGCTGCTCGTACTAATCAGCCAGATGGCATCTGGTCTTTTCCGGCTTCTTGCTGCATTAGGAAGAGAAATGGTTGTTGCAGACACGTTTGGGTCATTTGCTCAGCTTGTTCTTCTGATTCTTGGTGGCTTCTTGATAGCAAGAGGTAAGTCAAGTCTTCATTCACTCATGGTTCATATAGCGTCAGGAGCATGGGACTGAGTTTTCGTTCTGCAGATAACATCAAGAAATGGTGGATTTGGGGCTACTGGTGCTCCCCTCTGATGTATGCCCAGAATGCCATAGCGGTGAATGAGTTCCTTGGCCACAGCTGGCAGACGGTAATGCAATGACTTCTGAACCAACCCAATCCTGATCACTCTGAAGTTCAGATTGATAACTGAGCTGACAAACAATGTCAATCTTTGTGCAGGTTAATAGGACAGAAAGCAACGACACGCTCGGTGTCCAAATCCTAACAGCACGCGGCATCTTTGTAGACCCAAATTGGTACTGGATCGGTGTAGGCGCCTTGCTTGGATACATCATGCTCTTCAATGTACTCTTCGTACTGTTCCTCGACTGGCTTGGCCGTGAGTACCTCCTCAGCCCAATAATAAATTGATCCACACTTAAAACATCTTATGTTTGGCACTGACATCATTCTTGTGACAACAGCACTTGGAAAAGGTCAGACTGTTGTTTCTGAAGAGGAACTGAGGGAGAAGCAAGTAAATCGTACCGGTGAGAATGTTGAGCTGCTGCCTCTTGGAAGAGATTCCGAGAATTCGCCTTCTGATGGTCAGTCATAAGCAGATTCTTGTGCAACATGCCTTAAATAATACACACCATTGTTGCATCCTTGTAACATGTAACAAATGCAGGAAGAGGAGAAATCGCAGGAGCTGACACCAGGAAGAGAGGAATGGTGCTTCCATTTACGCCATTGTCAATCACCTTTGACAATATCAAATACTCCGTGGACATGCCTCAGGTGAGCATAAATCAGAAGATCTGTCTTATTTTTAACACAGAAACTGATAACACTAAATAGTAAGTACTAATTCTATGAATCTTTGACAGGAAATGAAAGACAAAGGTATTACTGAAGACCGGCTACTGCTGTTGAAGGGTGTAAGTGGAGCCTTCAGGCCGGGGGTCCTTACGGCATTGATGGGCGTCAGTGGAGCTGGTAAGACTACTCTGATGGATGTGCTGGCGGGAAGGAAAACTGGTGGTTACATTGAAGGAGACATTTGCATCTCTGGATACCCAAAGAAGCAAGAGACCTTTGCTCGGATTGCTGGTTACTGTGAGCAAAATGATATCCACTCTCCACATGTCACTGTCTATGAATCCCTCGTGTACTCAGCATGGCTCCGGTTGCCCCCTGAAGTTAACTCGGAAGCAAGAAAGGTAGGTTTAATGACTTTCATTCTGATAGTTCATAAGTAGCCCGTTACCATTTTTGCATTGCAACTGATAACTAGAGTACTTGGCTGATTGGATCACTTCATGGACACAGATGTTTGTGGAAGAAGTCATGGAACTCGTCGAGCTCGCACCACTGAGGGGAGCATTGGTGGGACTGCCTGGAGTGAATGGTTTATCCACCGAACAGAGGAAGAGGCTCACCATTGCTGTTGAGCTCGTTGCCAACCCATCCATCATATTCATGGATGAACCAACTTCAGGACTAGATGCGAGGGCAGCTGCAATCGTGATGAGGACAGTCAGAAATACAGTCGACACTGGACGAACAGTTGTCTGCACAATCCACCAGCCCAGCATCGACATCTTCGAAGCTTTTGATGAGGTAAGTTGCAGAAATGATAAGAAAACTGTAGAAGACATTCTTGAACCGGTATTAACACTAACATGCCATTCTTGAACTTCTACAGCTGTTTCTGATGAAACGGGGAGGTGAAGAAATTTATGTCGGCCCCTTGGGACACAACTCATGCCATCTGATTGAATACTTTGAGGTATGATTCAGTActcacctattgaacaaaacATCCAACTTCCAACTTATGACATGCATGGTAAGTGGTAACTTTGTTTGGTGCTTCAAATTGTAGGGAGTACAAGGAGTGAAGAAAATCAAGGACACTTACAACCCTGCAACATGGATGTTGGAAGTGACCACCCTGGCTCAAGAAGATATACTCGGGGTCAACTTTGCTGAAGTATACAGAACTTCTGACCTATACCGGTATGTTCAGTGACATCAATCCCAGAATCATGTATCTGCTTTATCTGTGCCGCATTTCATATCACTGATTGGGTTGCATCATTGCAGGAGAAATAAAACTTTGATCAGTGAACTAAGCACACCTCCTCCTGGATCCAAGGACTTGTACTTCCCAACGCAGTACTCACAGTCCTTCATCACACAATGCATGGCTTGCCTGTGGAAGCAGCACAAGTCATACTGGAGAAATCCTTCATACACTGCAACTAGAATTTTCTTCACAACAGTTATCGCCCTCATCTTTGGAACCATCTTCTTGAACTTAGGCAAGAAAATGTAAGTACCTTCGCTAAGAATTCCAATTGAGACTTGATCCATGTCGGCATATTGTAACAAAGAAACTTACTTGTACTTCATCTTTCCTTTTTAGTGGCAAGAGACAGGACCTGTTCAATGCTTTGGGATCCATGTATGCAGCAGTTCTTTTCATTGGAATTCAGAATGGCCAAACCGTGCAACCAATTGTAGACGTTGAGAGAACAGTATTCTACCGAGAAAAGGCTGCTGGAATGTACTCAGCTCTCCCCTATGCTTTTGCACAGGTACATGGTCACAGCAGAAGTTTTGGATAAAAGGAAATAATTGCACTGTTCTTCCTTCAATCTACTTCTGAGTTCTAACAATTTAACCCTTCAACAGGTTCTTATTGAGATACCACACATCTTCCTCCAGACCGTCGTGTATGGTCTCATCGTTTACAGCTTGATTGGATTCGACTGGACAATTGAAAAGTTCTTCTGGTAcatgttcttcatgttcttcacCTTCATGTACTTCACATTCTACGGGATGATGGCAGTCGCCATGACACCAAACAGTGACATTGCCGCCATAGTCTCAACTGCATTCTACGCAATATGGAATATCTTTGCCGGCTTCCTTGTCCCCCGACCGGTAAGTGTCCTAGACCAACTCCTTGTACATTGCAACATCCAAATTTTGCCTATACTGTTGATGCTAAAGCATACATGGCTGGCTTGCAGAGGATACCAATATGGTGGAGATGGTACTCGTGGGCATGTCCGGTGGCTTGGACACTCTATGGACTTGTGGCCTCACAATTTGGAGATATCACACATGTTGAGCTGGAAGATGGGGAATTGGTGAAAGATTTCATCAACAGATTCTTTGGATTCAGGCATGACCACTTAGGTTATGTAGCAACTGCAGTTGTTGGATTCACCGTTCTCTTTGCTTTTGTCTTTGCCTTCTCCATCAAAGTCCTCAACTTCCAGAGAAGATAATAGAAGCCACCTTAAAAGAATTCAGCTTTGGTTCAGCTCCCTCTTAGCATATAGGCACAAAAGAAATGTAAGATATCGAGAGAGTATATATAGTTGTTTCATTTTTTGGCAATTAACATCTTTTTATCGTTGTCCAATCACTTTGGCCTGTATAGAACAAAAGGGGGCCTATTAGCCTATATGTAAATTGTATATTGTGCATAGTTGAGTTCAATGTAAATTTTTTCAGTCAAATTTTGTACCCTTGTAGGCCTCCAAAAGAAAAGTTCATGACAAAATAACATGAGAAAAAACAATGCACTGCATACATAACGATGAAGAACATTTTAGACAGATACTCGAGAAACTCCATGAGCATTAGCAAAACAAATTAGTTTAAAGAGGAACATTCAGGAGCTACACATCATAGACATAGAGCCCCTATAACCAGCAAAGTAGAGTGCATCTAACTGTCCAAGAGAGGGATGATGTACCAagcttttccccctttttttctGTCTCCAGCTTTTCCGAAAGATTGCTTATCCCATGCCCAAACTCTACCAACAAGGCAACAAGCCCCATCAAGTAATCCCAAATCGGCATCTCTCCCCATCCGCACGCTTGTTCTAACACAAAACGGATCACATTTCGCAGCTAGGAACCGACCAGTGGAAGTATAGGGCACGAGATTACCGCACATCATCGCGTTGCAACTGCAGTTGCGGCTCGCATTTGCGCGAGCTCCTGCAGCCCATACTTGCAGGGCGAAGACGAAGCCGGCACCGCAGATTAGGCGCGAAACATGCCGCCGGAAACGCAAGGGTTTGGAGCTCCGTTACCcaggccgccgccggccgcctcgGAGTTTGCGCGAGTCCGGCGCGGTGGGGGTTTGCGATGCTCTGGGGGGCAGTTCAACTGGATTACTGGACCCTCTTATGACCGTTGGATGAGGACCGGTCGTGCATGATCACTCTAGGAGGTGGAGAATGAGAAAACGATTTTGATTTTTCCCGGAGAAATTAACAAATTCTCTGTTGACTAGTGATGAAGTAGATACTAGAGAGTTTTTGAACAATTGTTTTCTGGGGAAGATGCAAAGACAGATTTTGCACAATATTTGAATATCGAATGGTTTACCAGTTTTGATTCATTTCTCTCGTTTCATCGGTTTCTAGCTTTCTATGGTAAAAGGTTTAAGATGTTCATGTCATGCTTAAGGAATGTCTTCAAAGAGAGATTTCAGAATTTACCACCAAATCCGCACGTCTTTCAACTCATGCCATATTCTAGAATAGAAGAGTTCGTGCATCTGGTGGCGAAATCTAAAGGGCTTGCAAATTGGGTGGCAAATCCTAAGCGACACGTCCTGTTCCTATTGCTCCGATTGACATCCGGTGTATTTGCAAGAACGGTAGGCAGCGCTGTGGCTAAGTCCCTGTTTGTTTCACCTTTAAATTCTGGATCGAAAATTGTGGATTATAGAAACTCATCTTAAGTGAGTTGTGGATTGTGCCATAATACAGATATATATTTGTAGAATTTCTTTTTAGAATTTAACCGTTTATTTGTATAATTCAAAATCTACAATTCAGGGGCAAATAAAAAGGACATAAGTATGAATAGGCAAAACTATATCATCGAACGATCAGAACAAGTGAACAACCATTCCTTCTTTTTCccctgtttttgtttttgtcccCTGGTGAAGTAAAACTGCAACCTTTTTAAGGATGGTGTAAGACTGCATTGAGTATTTGTGAAGAAGGAACGCAGCAAGAGCGCATCATAAGCGACAGATCGCACCATAACCTCAACTGCATGTCTGCATCTGTCCACTGAATGGTGTCAGTCCTGAAGATGCAGCAGCATCTACGAACAGAAGCAACCTGTATACACACAAGGACTGTAACATATACTAGTGCACTGACAAGGCAAACCAGTCACAAATTTACAGTCACAAGCACAGCTGCTTCACTCAACTCACTCACAGACACTACTGGGGTTAACGTATAGTTAACACTTTACACAGCAAAGCCAAGAATTGCAGCATGTTTTATTTCGACGAACAATTCCAGATTCATCACGACTCACAACTGAAAACATATCCACAGCAAATCGATCATGGCGCGGCAGCGAGTTGGTTGATCTGATCTCACTCGTCCTTCTTGCCGCAGCTGCAGATGCACTCGAGGCAGTGCTCGCAGGCCTCGtagcagcagaagcagcagcacaGCATGAAGAAGCTGCAAACAAAAtagaacaaatcaaacaaacattATGCATGATTCATCATCGTTCATATGCATGTGTAACTACATATGTTTCGATGTTTGCGCAGAACATGTGATGGTGAAGATGACAAGATGATTGCAGTTGCAGGTGGCTAGTGCACTTCAGAACACTGATACTGAAGCTACTGTATGCAGCAAAAACAGGGGGAGTAGTAGCATGTGGTATATCACTGACCAGGCATAGAGGAAGCCcttctcctcatggcgcttctTGACATGCTCCATGGCCGACAGCTTCCGGTCCTCGCTCTGCGATGGTTCGTCCATCGTTGCCGCCTCTTCCTCTCGACAGAAAGGAAAGTTATGATCTACTGAAAAGAGGGTGGAGAAGAGGCGTGTCTTGTTCTTGCACCAGTTCTAGTGTGGTATATAACAAGAAGGCTGGCTAGAGCGCTACCTTACCTAATCCCTTGCTCCTTGTCAGATTGTTCCAACAGCCATTGACAGTGCaaaatttttttggaaaacagCATTGACAGTGCATTATTGTTAcatatttttctctaatttcATAACGATAAGCTCGTATCGCAACCATCGTGCTCCCCACCAATTTTAAGCTATGGGTAGATTATTATTAGCTAGGTAATCTTGGAAGATGCCCTCAAATTCCACTGTGAGAGAGTGATGTGGATAAATAGCCTTTGACAGCGTATTAGCAAGTTGCAACAAATGGAAAGAAAAGGCAGTGTCCCCTAACTTGCCGTTTACATTGGCACATCATTAGCTTTAGACTTTTAGGTCGTTTAGGCTTCAAAAGAAGCGTCATTTGCATATTAAAGGCGGCATGGAAGGGACTTGGCGCCAAAATGACAGAGATCTCAATAGCAAAAACAGGGGAAGGAACGCGATTGCGATTCAATGTGCGAAAATGATCTAAACCATCAGCTTTTAATTTGCTCGATCGGATTGCAGGTTTGTAGGCTTTCAGCTACTGTATGGTGATTTGTACTTTTTAGTGCCAAATTTATTGTATCAAAGACTTAACTTGCAGCCAACTTACAGGACAAAAATACAATTGGTACGaatatttgttttaaaaaatgcaTGGTacatatattacaaatttgGCATTTCTAATGACATTAAAACAAGTGGCTTATAGGAAGGTTGATAGGCGATTCATATGTCTGCAGCATGCACAGGATTTTGCACCACTTgtagttcttttttttatatataccGCCCCCCTTACCCGGGGCCTTTCTTGAAGGCCAAATCAAGGATGTGCGACATCCGGGAATCGAATTTGGGTGGGCTCGATCACATCCTTGTGCCTCGCCACCGAGCTCTATGCCCATTCGTGCCACTTGTAGTTCTTAGGGAACTAGGTAAGCTTCTGTGCAAATCATTCATCAACCACAATCCAAGGTTAAGATTTATCAAGGTGACATGCCACCAAATGAGTGATAGCTCCTTGCTATCATCCAAGCCCCCTAAAAAAACATGGTTCAGCTACCATCTCTTTATATCAGGTGGATCATGATTCAAAGTAAGACCACAAATAGCTCATGTTCAATGAGCGTtctaaaaaattgaattttcatATACGGTGGCACCATTATTTTCAGATGTTATTTTCAGTGACTCATCTATGCCCCAGTTTCCACTAGCTGTAAGCATCAATCTCAGTGAGCACCAGCACTACGAAATGATGTGGCCTAATATTATGGGTGTGAGGTGTCCATGTAGCAACCGAGCCAGATGTATTGAACGAATCAGATAAGCTGCCGTGCGTGGGTGCATAACATGGCTGATCTTTCTGGCATGAAACGGTCAGGGTTCGGAGAATATCTTTTTGCATCAGCATATCTCATGGAGAATGAATGTTGGTCAcagtacatgtgtatatatttttcttctttgtctgaGTTGAAGTAGAACTAATCCTTCTAACTCTTTCCCAGCAACTTGTCTACAACGTAATATCGCCCTGTTTGGAATGCAAGATTGATGTAGGAATTCCGGAGGGATTTAAATTCCATTGTTCCAAATGAGGTGAAGTTATTAGACCGATAATTTTGCTACTCAGAATTGTCAAATGAAGTTATTAGACTCCAATGAAACTGGAGAACGAACGCTGCTACCTCCTGGTGAATTGGCTGTTTTGGTGTCtcgatgcatttttttttaggaattttTATCCTTGATTTTGATTTCTTAAGCTGGAGCACTGCGCCTCTGTCAGCGCTACAGATTTGCACGAAATCTGCTCCAAGACTGCCACCTGTCGATATGGACATGCATGTTCATCAACAAAATCATGTTCTGATTGCAAAAGAATATTATATGATTACCTCAGTAGTATCAGGTTAGAATGTACAAGATTGATTACGATCATTTTGAATCAAAGCACCTGACATTGACGTACCAGATTGAAGACATGATCTCTTATGTCCAGTTTGGAGTTGAATGATGCATTGCAAAACTAAGAGACTATTCGTCGCAAGAACTTTGTAGGAATCAGGAAACAGTTTGTTTGCTACAGTACAGGAGAAAATTCTGGTGCTCCAAAGGGGCATAATACTTTGAGAGGTATTTCAAGTTACACGGTCATAAACATTGGAAAAGAACAATGAGTAAAACTAATATCATTTACCTAATTATAAAGTGGATCCATGTTGCTGGACTATCTTTTAGTCTAAGATTTACAAATGTAATTCAGAAACTTTCCAGGCTATACAATTAGGAAAGTGTTATGATAAGAGTATCAGTTCTGGAGGCAAAGAACCAGGGAAAAATGAGTTCATTTACAGG
Coding sequences:
- the LOC133918605 gene encoding ABC transporter G family member 39-like isoform X2; the encoded protein is MDVVRVGSSIAGGSMRRTASSWRASGRSNAFGRSAREEDDEEALRWAAIEKLPTYDRMRKGILTAAGAGVEEVDIQGLGMAERKNLIERLIRTAEEDNERFLVKLRDRMERVGIDNPTIEVRFEHLNIDAEAYVGNRGIPTFTNFFSNTVMDALSALRIVSSGKRPISILHDISGIIRPGRMSLLLGPPGSGKTSLLLALAGKLDSTLKVSGRVTYNGHDMDEFVPRRTSAYIGQHDLHIGEMTVRETLAFSARCQGVGTRYDMLAELSRREKEANIKPDPDIDVYMKAISVEGQESVVTDYILKILGLEICADTMVGDSMIRGISGGQKKRVTTGEMLVGPAKALFMDEISTGLDSSTTYQIVNSLRQSVHILGGTALIALLQPAPETYELFDDIVLLSEGQIVYQGPRENVLEFFETMGFRCPERKGAADFLQEVTSRKDQHQYWCRRDEPYRYISVNDFAEAFKAFHVGRTLGSELKVPFDRTRNHPAALTTSKFGISKMELLRACFSREWLLMKRNSFVYIFKVVQLIILGTIAMTVFLRTKMHRRSVEDGVIFLGAMFLGLVTHLFNGFAELAMSIAKLPIFYKQRDLLFYPSWAYALPTWVLKIPISFLECAVWIGMTYYVIGFDPSIERFFRHYLLLVLISQMASGLFRLLAALGREMVVADTFGSFAQLVLLILGGFLIARDNIKKWWIWGYWCSPLMYAQNAIAVNEFLGHSWQTVNRTESNDTLGVQILTARGIFVDPNWYWIGVGALLGYIMLFNVLFVLFLDWLGPLGKGQTVVSEEELREKQVNRTGENVELLPLGRDSENSPSDGRGEIAGADTRKRGMVLPFTPLSITFDNIKYSVDMPQEMKDKGITEDRLLLLKGVSGAFRPGVLTALMGVSGAGKTTLMDVLAGRKTGGYIEGDICISGYPKKQETFARIAGYCEQNDIHSPHVTVYESLVYSAWLRLPPEVNSEARKMFVEEVMELVELAPLRGALVGLPGVNGLSTEQRKRLTIAVELVANPSIIFMDEPTSGLDARAAAIVMRTVRNTVDTGRTVVCTIHQPSIDIFEAFDELFLMKRGGEEIYVGPLGHNSCHLIEYFEGVQGVKKIKDTYNPATWMLEVTTLAQEDILGVNFAEVYRTSDLYRRNKTLISELSTPPPGSKDLYFPTQYSQSFITQCMACLWKQHKSYWRNPSYTATRIFFTTVIALIFGTIFLNLGKKIGKRQDLFNALGSMYAAVLFIGIQNGQTVQPIVDVERTVFYREKAAGMYSALPYAFAQVLIEIPHIFLQTVVYGLIVYSLIGFDWTIEKFFWYMFFMFFTFMYFTFYGMMAVAMTPNSDIAAIVSTAFYAIWNIFAGFLVPRPRIPIWWRWYSWACPVAWTLYGLVASQFGDITHVELEDGELVKDFINRFFGFRHDHLGYVATAVVGFTVLFAFVFAFSIKVLNFQRR
- the LOC133918605 gene encoding ABC transporter G family member 39-like isoform X1, giving the protein MDVVRVGSSIAGGSMRRTASSWRASGRSNAFGRSAREEDDEEALRWAAIEKLPTYDRMRKGILTAAGAGVEEVDIQGLGMAERKNLIERLIRTAEEDNERFLVKLRDRMERVGIDNPTIEVRFEHLNIDAEAYVGNRGIPTFTNFFSNTVMDALSALRIVSSGKRPISILHDISGIIRPGRMSLLLGPPGSGKTSLLLALAGKLDSTLKVSGRVTYNGHDMDEFVPRRTSAYIGQHDLHIGEMTVRETLAFSARCQGVGTRYDMLAELSRREKEANIKPDPDIDVYMKAISVEGQESVVTDYILKILGLEICADTMVGDSMIRGISGGQKKRVTTGEMLVGPAKALFMDEISTGLDSSTTYQIVNSLRQSVHILGGTALIALLQPAPETYELFDDIVLLSEGQIVYQGPRENVLEFFETMGFRCPERKGAADFLQEVSDPAESCLLHVGTWNSDLTLFYVKSQVTSRKDQHQYWCRRDEPYRYISVNDFAEAFKAFHVGRTLGSELKVPFDRTRNHPAALTTSKFGISKMELLRACFSREWLLMKRNSFVYIFKVVQLIILGTIAMTVFLRTKMHRRSVEDGVIFLGAMFLGLVTHLFNGFAELAMSIAKLPIFYKQRDLLFYPSWAYALPTWVLKIPISFLECAVWIGMTYYVIGFDPSIERFFRHYLLLVLISQMASGLFRLLAALGREMVVADTFGSFAQLVLLILGGFLIARDNIKKWWIWGYWCSPLMYAQNAIAVNEFLGHSWQTVNRTESNDTLGVQILTARGIFVDPNWYWIGVGALLGYIMLFNVLFVLFLDWLGPLGKGQTVVSEEELREKQVNRTGENVELLPLGRDSENSPSDGRGEIAGADTRKRGMVLPFTPLSITFDNIKYSVDMPQEMKDKGITEDRLLLLKGVSGAFRPGVLTALMGVSGAGKTTLMDVLAGRKTGGYIEGDICISGYPKKQETFARIAGYCEQNDIHSPHVTVYESLVYSAWLRLPPEVNSEARKMFVEEVMELVELAPLRGALVGLPGVNGLSTEQRKRLTIAVELVANPSIIFMDEPTSGLDARAAAIVMRTVRNTVDTGRTVVCTIHQPSIDIFEAFDELFLMKRGGEEIYVGPLGHNSCHLIEYFEGVQGVKKIKDTYNPATWMLEVTTLAQEDILGVNFAEVYRTSDLYRRNKTLISELSTPPPGSKDLYFPTQYSQSFITQCMACLWKQHKSYWRNPSYTATRIFFTTVIALIFGTIFLNLGKKIGKRQDLFNALGSMYAAVLFIGIQNGQTVQPIVDVERTVFYREKAAGMYSALPYAFAQVLIEIPHIFLQTVVYGLIVYSLIGFDWTIEKFFWYMFFMFFTFMYFTFYGMMAVAMTPNSDIAAIVSTAFYAIWNIFAGFLVPRPRIPIWWRWYSWACPVAWTLYGLVASQFGDITHVELEDGELVKDFINRFFGFRHDHLGYVATAVVGFTVLFAFVFAFSIKVLNFQRR